The window ATGCATTTGCTTTTGTACCCGATATGGGAAGGCTAGGCTGCTGGTGAAGAGCCTCTGAACTCCCGCCAAAGCTGCATCAGACCAAGCCGTCGCCACAGTCAAAGCGCTCGCGCATTGCTCCTGCTGTCAGACACTATCACCGCAAATTTACATCTACCGCGTAATCACCGCTCCCGCGCCGGTACACCAACCACCAGCGCATTGTCCGGCACATCCTTAGTAACGACTGACCCCGCGCCCGTTGACGCGCCATCCCCTACGTTTACCGGCGCGACTAGCATCGTGTCGCTGCCGATGAATGCGTTCCTGCCGATGACGGTCTCGTGCTTGGATTTGCCGTCGAAGTTGCAGGTCACCGCGCCGGCGCCGATGTTTACATATTCGCCTAGCGTGGCGTCGCCCACGTAGCTGAAATGCCCCATCTTCGTGCCGCGACCGATGCGGCTGTTCTTCACCTCAGCCGATGTGCCGATATGTACGCCGCTCTCGATGCGCGCGCCGCCACGTATGTGGCTAAACGGCCCGACATCTACGCCGGCCGCCAGCGTTGAATCGCGCACCACAGACGACAATATCTCGCAGTTGTCACCGATGGTCGCGTTCTCGATTATGGCGCTTGGCCCGATAGTGCAACCGCTGCCGATGACCGTCTCGCCCTTGATATGCGTGTTGGGCAGCACGATCGTGTCCTGCCCGATCGATACGCCGCAGTCGATGTACACGCTCGCCGCATCCGGCATAGTTACACCATCTAGCATCATACACTCGTTGATGCGGCGGCGCATTACGGCTTCAGCCTGCGCGAGCTGTGTGCGGTCGTTCACGCCCATCGTCTCGTGCGGATCGTTCGATGCGCCGTCCGATGCGATTGATGCCACAAGCAAGCCTTGCGCCGTTGC of the Chloroflexota bacterium genome contains:
- the glmU gene encoding UDP-N-acetylglucosamine diphosphorylase/glucosamine-1-phosphate N-acetyltransferase, whose product is MKSRTPKPLHQVCGRPMLLLVMGAVRNAGIDDITLVVPPDDKPFRDALGNTTRFSKQSEPLGTGHALLQAQDAMRGADNVLALYGDVPLIRASTLAALIQRHIDSDAVVTLITSQVANPKGMGRIVRDDNGSIRAIVEERDADKETRAISEVNSGFYCFRTDWLWDNLANLTPAPNGELLLTDIIGAATAQGLLVASIASDGASNDPHETMGVNDRTQLAQAEAVMRRRINECMMLDGVTMPDAASVYIDCGVSIGQDTIVLPNTHIKGETVIGSGCTIGPSAIIENATIGDNCEILSSVVRDSTLAAGVDVGPFSHIRGGARIESGVHIGTSAEVKNSRIGRGTKMGHFSYVGDATLGEYVNIGAGAVTCNFDGKSKHETVIGRNAFIGSDTMLVAPVNVGDGASTGAGSVVTKDVPDNALVVGVPARER